TTCTGCTTCTAAAAAAGCCCCCTTAGTTCGCTAAATCGCCGTCCCATAAGGATTTTTCCGAGTTGGCGCGCCTTGACGCTAGGGTCTGCGCATTCCTATAGTGTGCCGAAGTGGCACAAAGTGGAAAAAAGTGGGTCATAAGGGCATGGAAAGCTAATTACAGTGGGGAAGCGCAGCCTTGTTTCGTGGAGCTAACGCCATCAGTCTCGACGCCAAAGGGCGACTCGCGATGCCGAGCCGGTATCGCGACGAGCTCGTTTCGCGTTGTGGCGGCCAGCTCATCGTCACCATCGATGCCGTCGACCCCTGCCTGTGCGTCTATCCCCTGCCCGAGTGGGAGCTGATCGAGGCCAAGCTGCGTGACCTGCCGTCCCTGCGTGAAGAGACCCGCCGCCTGCAGCGCCTGTTGATCGGCAACGCCGTGGACATCGAGCTGGACGGCAGCGGCCGCTTCCTGGTGCCGCCGCGTCTGCGCGCGCATGCTGGCCTGGACAAGCACGCGATGCTGGTCGGCCAGCTGAATAAATTCCAACTGTGGAACGAGGACGCCTGGAACGCATTGGCCGATGCCGACCTGGCTGCCATCAAACAACCCGGCGCCCTGCCGGACGACCTGCGCGACCTGATCCTGTGACCATGACCAGCAGCTTCCGCCATATCACCGTGCTGCTCGACGAGGCCGTCGAGGCCCTCGCCGTGCGCGCCGATGGCTGCTACCTGGACGGCACCTTCGGGAGGGGCGGGCACAGTCGGCTGATCCTCGAGAGGCTCGGGCCAGAGGGGCGGTTGCTCGGGTTCGACAAGGACCCACTGGCAATCGCAAGCGGAAATGCACTGGCGGCCGAAGACGGCCGCTTCGTCGTTGTGCAGCGCAGCTTCGCCGAGTTGGGCGAGGAGCTTGCCGCGCGCGGCCTGGTTGGCAAGGTCGACGGCCTGCTGCTCGACCTCGGCGTGTCTTCGCCGCAGCTGGACGATGCCGAGCGTGGCTTCAGCTTCCTCAACGATGGCCCGCTGGACATGCGCATGAACCCGGACGCCGGCATCAGCGCCGCCCAGTTCATCGCCATTGCCGACGAGGACGAGATCGCCCGGGTGTTCAAGGAGTACGGCGAGGAGCGCTTCGCCAAGCGCATGGCCCGTGCCGTGGTACAGCGCCGCGCGGTGAAGCCGTTCGAGCGCACTGCCGATCTGGCGCAGGTGCTGACCGACGCCAACCCTGCCTGGGAAAAAGGCAAGAATCCGGCGACCCGTGCCTTCCAGGGGCTGCGTATCCACGTCAACAACGAGCTGGGCGATCTCGAGCGCGGCCTGGATGCTGCCCTGGAGGGCCTGGCGGTCGGCGGCCGGCTGGTGGTGATCAGCTTCCATTCACTGGAAGATCGCATCGTCAAGCAGTTCATGAAGCGCCAGGCCAAGGGCGAGGCGGACAAGCTGCCGCGCGACCTGCCGATCATTCCCAAGGCGTTCGAGCCGCGCCTCAAGTTGCTGGGCAAGCCGATTTACGCCGGTGAGGCCGAGGTCAAGGCCAACCCGCGCTCGCGCAGCGCGGTGATGCGCGTGGCGGAGAAGCTGCGATGAGCCGCCTGTACGCCAAGCCCCTGCCGCCCGGCAGCCTGCTGCTGGCCGTGTTGTTCGGCGCCGTGCTGCTATCGGCCATCGCCGTGGCCTACAGCGCGCACTGGAATCGCCAGCTGCTCAATGCCCTCTACGCCGAGCTCAGCGTGCGCGACAAGGTGCAGGCCGAGTGGGGGCGCCTGGTGCTGGAGCAGAGCACCTGGACCGCGCACAACCGCATCGAGGCCCTGGCCGCCGGTCAGTTGAAGATGCGCATTCCCGAACCGACCGAAGTGCAGATGGTGGCGCCATGATCGGTCTCGAAGGCGCACTCTACCCCTGGCGCTTCCGCCTGGTGCTGGCCCTGCTGGCGCTGATGGTCGGCGCCATCGCCTGGCGCATCGTCGACCTGCATGTCTTCGACCACGATTTCCTCCAGGCCCATGGCGATGCGCGCAGCGTGCGGCACATCCCGATCCCGGCGCACCGCGGCCTGATCACCGACCGCAATGGCGAGCCGCTGGCCGTCAGTACCCCGGTGACCACCCTGTGGGCCAACGGCAAGGAGCTGTACAAGGCCCAGGCGCAGTGGGGCGAGCTGGCGGCCGCCCTGGGCCAGGAGCCGAAGTCCTTCGCCCAGCGCCTGAGCCAGGCCCGCGAGCGCGAGTTCATGTACCTGGTACGCGGCCTGACGCCCGAGCAGGGCCAGCGCATCCTCGACCTCAAGGTGCCGGGCGTATACGGCCTGGAGGAGTTTCGCCGCTTCTACCCGGCCGGAGAAGTCACTGCTCATGTGGTCGGCTTCACCGACATCGACGACCGCGGTCGCGAGGGCGTAGAGCTGGCCTTCGAGGAATGGCTGGCCGGTATCCCGGGCAAGCGTCAGGTGCTCAAGGATCGCCGTGGCCGCCTGATCAAGGACGTGCAGGTGGCGCAGAATGCCAAGGCCGGCAAGGCCCTGGCCCTGTCCATCGACCTGCGCCTGCAGTATCTGGCTCACCGCGAGCTGCGCAACGCGCTGATCGAGCAGGGCGCCAAGGCCGGTAGCCTGGTGATGATCGATGTGAAGACCGGCGAGGTCCTCGCCATGGTCAACCAGCCCTCCTACAACCCGAACAACCGCCGCAACCTGCAGCCGGCTGCGATGCGCAACCGCGCCATGATCGACGTGTTCGAGCCGGGCTCCACCGTCAAGCCGATCTCCATGGCGGCGGCCCTGCAGACCGGGCGCTGGAAGCCGGAGGACAAGGTCGAGGTCTGGCCGGGTTCGCTGCAGATCGGCCGCTACACCATCAAGGACGTGTCCAAGACCCAGGGCCCGATCCTCGACCTGACCGGTATCCTGATCAACTCGTCCAACGTCGGTATGAGCAAGATCGCCTTCGATATCGGTGGCGAGACCATTCACGACATGATGGCCAAGGTCGGCTTCGGCCAGGACACCGGGCTGGGCTTCCCCGGTGAGCGCGTCGGCGAGCTGCCGAACCACCGCGAGTGGCGCAAGGCCGAGACGGCCACCCTGTCCTATGGCTACGGCGTTTCGGTGACCGCCATCCAGCTGGCCCATGCCTACGCCACCCTGGCCAACAACGGCCAGGTGCTGCCGCTGTCCATGACCCGTGTCGACCGCCAGCCGGTGGGGGCCCAGGTTGTTCCGCCAGAAGTGGCCAAGAGCCTGCAGGTCATGCTGCAGCAGGTGGTCGAGGCGCCGCGTGGCGTGTTTCGCGCCCAGGTGCCGGGTTACCACGTGTCCGGCAAGAGCGGCACGGCGCGCAAGGCCAGCGTTGGCAGCAAGGGTTATACCGAAAACGCCTATCGCTCGATGTTCGCCGGCTTCGCGCCGAGCACCAACCCGCGTATCGCCATGATGGTCGTGATCGACGAACCTAGCAAAGGCGGCTACTACGGCGGTCTGGTCTCGGCACCGGTGTTCAGCAAGGTGATGGCCGGTTCCCTGCGCCTGATGAACATCACCCCAGACAATCTGCCGCCGCCGGTCGATCCCGCCGCGGCACAGCCGCAGACCGCCGCTGCGGCCGCGAATCCAGGAGGGCGAATCTGATGCCCATGCCCCTCAACCAATTGTTGCCGCAGGCGCAGAGCGCCACGCTGATCCGCGAGTTGACCCTGGACAGCCGCAAGGTGCGCCCGGGCGATCTGTTCCTTGCCGTGCCGGGCCTGGCCCAGGACGGCCGTACCCATATCGCCGATGCCATCGCCCGCGGCGCTGCCGCCGTGGCCTATGAGGCCGAGGGCGCCGCCGCCATGACCGCGCACAGCGCCGAGCTGGTGGCGATCAAGGGCCTGGCCGGCCAGCTGTCGGCCATTGCCGGGCGCTTCTACGGCGAGCCGAGCCGCGGCGTGCGTCTGGTCGGCGTCACCGGCACCAACGGCAAGACCAGCGTCAGCCAGCTGCTGGCCCAGGCCCTGGACCTTCTCGGCGAGCGCTGCGGCATCGTCGGCACCCTCGGCACCGGCTTCTACGACGCCCTGCAGAGCGGCCGCCACACCACTCCGGACCCTGTCGCCGTGCAGGCCACCCTGGCCGATCTCAAGCAGGCCGGCGCCCGCGCCGTTGCCATGGAAGTGTCCTCCCATGGCCTGGACCAGGGCCGCGTGGCCGCGCTGGACTTCGACGTGGCGGTGTACACCAACCTGTCGCGCGACCACCTGGACTACCACGGCAGCATGGAAGCCTACGGCGCGGCCAAGGCCAAGCTGTTCGCCTGGCCAGACCTGAAGTGCCGGGTGATCAACCTGGACGACGATTTCGGACGCCAGCTGGCCAGCGAAGAGCGCGAGTCGCGCCTGATCGGCTATAGCCTGAGCGATGCCTCTGCCTACCTGTTCTGCCGCGAGGCCAGCTTCGACGACCACGGCGTGCGTGCGCGGCTGGTCACCCCGCAGGGCGAAGGTCACCTGCGCAGCCCGCTGCTCGGTCGCTTCAACCTGAGCAACCTGCTGGCCGTGGTCGGCGCACTGCTCGGCCTGGATTACCCGCTGGACGAGATTCTGCGCGTGCTGCCGCAGTTGCAGGGGCCAGTCGGGCGCATGCAGCGCTTCGGTGGCGAGCAGTTGCCGCTGGTGGTGGTGGACTACGCGCACACCCCGGATGCTCTGGAAAAGGTGCTGGAGGCCCTGCGCCCGCATGTCACCGGTCGCCTGCTGTGCCTGTTTGGCTGTGGTGGCGATCGCGACCGTGGCAAGCGTCCGCTGATGGCCGCCGTGGCCGAGCGCCTGGCCGATGCCGTGCTGGTCACCGACGACAACCCGCGCACGGAAGACCCGGCGCAGATCCTGGCCGATATCCGTGCCGGTTTCGCCAGGCCGGATGCCGTCGAATTCGTCCACGGTCGTGGCGAGGCGATTGCCCGCCTGGTCGCCGCCGCCCAGGTTGGCGATGTGGTGCTGCTGGCCGGCAAGGGGCATGAGGATTACCAGGAGATCGCGGGCGTGCGCCATGCCTTCTCCGATCTCGACGAGACCACCAAGGCGCTGGCCGCCTGGGAGGCCGCCCATGCTTAAACCGTTGCTGCTGAGCGAAGTGGTCCAGGCCCTGAGCGCCCGCGTGGTGGGCGCCGATGTCGCCTTCGCCGCCGTTTCCACCGACAGCCGCAAGATCGAGGCCGGCCAGCTGTTCATTGCCCTGGTCGGGCCGAATTTCGACGGCCACGACTACCTGGCCGAGGTCGCCGCCAAAGGCGCCGTCGCCGCGCTGGTGCAGCGCGAGGTGCCGGGCGCGGCGCTGCCGCAGCTGGTGGTGCAGGACACCCGCATTGCCCTGGGCCAGCTTGGCGCGCTCAATCGCGCGGCCTTCCACAAGCCGCTGGCCGCCGTCACCGGCTCCAGTGGCAAGACCACGGTCAAGGAGATGCTCGCCAGCATCCTGCGCGCCGGCCTGAACGGTCCGGTGCTGGCCACCCGCGGCAACCTGAACAACGACCTCGGCGCGCCGCTGACCCTGCTGGAGCTGGCGCCCGAGCATGTCGGCGCGGTGATCGAACTGGGCGCCAACCATGTTGGCGAGATCGCCTACACGGTCGGCCTGACCCGCCCGGACGTGGCCATCATCACCAATGCCGGACTGGCCCATGTCGGCGAGTTCGGCGGGCCGGAGAAGATCGTCCTGGCCAAGGGCGAGATCCTCGAGGGCCTGGGCGAGCAGGGCATTGCCGTGCTCAACCGCGACGACAAGGCCTTCGCCACCTGGCAGGCGCGCAATGGCAGCCGCCGAGTGCTGAGCTTCGCCCTGCAGGATCAGGCGGCCGACGTGCATGCCGCAGAACTCTGGCGCGATGCCCGTGGCTGTGTCGGCTTTGCCCTGGCCGGTGTGGCCGGGCAGGCACGTATCCAGCTCAACCTGCTCGGCGAGCACAGCGTGGCCAATGCCCTGGCTGCCGCCGCCGCCGCGCATGCCCTCGGCGTGCCGCTGGTCGGGATCAAGGCTGGGCTGGAAAGCCTGCAGCCGGTCAAGGGCCGCGCCGTAGCGGCGCTGGCGACGAACGGTGTGCGGGTGATCGACGACAGCTACAACGCCAACCCGCTGTCCATGTGCGCGGCAGTGGATATACTCGCCGCCTTCTCCGGCCGCACCGTCCTGGTGCTGGGAGACATGGGCGAGTTGGGCGAATGGGCCGAGCAGGGCCATCGCGACGTCGGCGCCCATGCCGCAGGCAAGGTCGATGCGCTCTATGCCGTGGGTCCGCTGATGGCGCATGCCGTCGCGGCTTTCGGTGCCAATGGCCGTCATTTCGCCGACCAAGCCAGCCTGATCGACGCGCTTCGCGCCGAATCGGGCGACACCACCATTCTAATTAAAGGCTCGCGCAGCGCGGCGATGGACAAGGTCGTCGACGCGTTGCTGGATCGGGCATCGGGGGAGGCTCACTAATCATGCTGCTGCTGCTGGCGGAGTACCTGCAAAAGTTCCACACCGGCTTCGGGGTCTTCCAGTATCTGACCCTGCGCGGCATCCTCGGCGTGCTTACCGCCCTGGCCCTGTCGCTGTGGCTCGGTCCGTGGATGATCCGTACCCTGCAGATCCGTCAGATCGGCCAGGCCGTGCGCAACGACGGCCCGCAGTCGCACCTGTCGAAGAAGGGCACGCCGACCATGGGTGGCGCGCTGATTCTCACCGCCATCGCCGTCAGCACCCTGCTCTGGGCCGACCTGAGCAACCGCTACGTGTGGACCGTGCTGGCCGTGACCCTGCTGTTCGGCGCCATCGGCTGGGTCGACGACTACCGCAAGGTGATCGAGAAGAATTCGCGCGGCCTGCCGAGCCGCTGGAAGTATTTCTGGCAGTCGGTGTTCGGCCTGGCCGCCGCCGTCTTCCTCTACATGACCGCGCAGAGCCCGGTGGAAACCACCCTGATCGTGCCGGTGCTGAAGGACGTGGCGATTCCGCTGGGCGTCGGTTTCGTGGTGCTGACCTACTTCGTCATCGTCGGCACCAGCAACGCGGTGAACCTGACCGACGGCCTCGACGGCCTGGCCATCCTGCCAACCGTGATGGTGGCCGGCGCGCTGGCGATCTTCTGCTACCTGTCGGGCAACATCAAATTCGCCGAGTACCTGCTGATTCCCTACGTGCCGGGCGCCGGTGAGCTGATCGTGTTCTGCGCCGCGCTGGTCGGCGCCGGCCTCGGCTTCCTCTGGTTCAACACCTACCCGGCCCAGGTCTTCATGGGCGACGTCGGTGCGCTGGCGCTGGGCGCCGCGCTGGGCACCATCGCCGTGATCGTCCGCCAGGAAATCGTGCTGTTCATCATGGGCGGCGTGTTCGTCATGGAAACCCTGTCGGTGATGATTCAGGTCGCCAGCTTCAAGCTGACCGGCAAGCGCGTGTTCCGCATGGCGCCGATCCACCACCACTTCGAACTCAAAGGCTGGCCGGAGCCGCGCGTGATCGTGCGCTTCTGGATCATCACCGTGATCCTGGTGCTGGTCGGCCTGGCCACCCTGAAGCTGAGGTAACAGAGAGTGTCGCTGATCGCTTCCGACCAGTTCCGCATCGTTGTCGGCCTCGGCAAGAGCGGCATGTCCCTGGTGCGCTTCCTCGCGCAGCAGGGCGTGCGCTTCGCCGTGGCCGACACCCGTGCGAACCCGCCGGAGCTGGCGACCCTGCAGCGCGACTATCCCGAAGTGGAAGTACGCTGCGGAGAGCTGGATGTCGACTTCCTCTGCCGCGCCTCGGAGCTCTACGTGAGCCCCGGCCTGGCCCTGGCCACCCCGGCGCTGCGCGAGGCTGCAGCCCGCGGGGTGAAGATGTCCGGCGATATCGACCTGTTTACCCGCCATGCCAAGGCGCCGATCGTCGCCATTACCGGTTCCAACGCCAAGAGCACCGTTACCACCCTGGTCGGCGAGATGGCGGCGGCGGCCGGCAGGAAGGTCGCCGTCGGCGGCAATATCGGTACCCCGGCGCTGGACCTGCTCAGCGACGAGGTCGAGCTGTACGTGCTGGAGCTGTCCAGCTTCCAGCTGGAGACCACCGAGCGCCTCAATGCCGAAGTGGCCACCTGCCTGAACCTGTCCGAAGACCATATGGACCGCTACGGCGGCATGGCCCAGTACCACCTGGCCAAGCACCGCATCTTCCGCGGAGCCCGCCAGGTGGTGGTCAATCGCGACGACGCCCTGTCGCGCCCGCTGATCGCCGACCAGG
This DNA window, taken from Pseudomonas alcaligenes, encodes the following:
- the mraZ gene encoding division/cell wall cluster transcriptional repressor MraZ; translation: MFRGANAISLDAKGRLAMPSRYRDELVSRCGGQLIVTIDAVDPCLCVYPLPEWELIEAKLRDLPSLREETRRLQRLLIGNAVDIELDGSGRFLVPPRLRAHAGLDKHAMLVGQLNKFQLWNEDAWNALADADLAAIKQPGALPDDLRDLIL
- the rsmH gene encoding 16S rRNA (cytosine(1402)-N(4))-methyltransferase RsmH — translated: MTSSFRHITVLLDEAVEALAVRADGCYLDGTFGRGGHSRLILERLGPEGRLLGFDKDPLAIASGNALAAEDGRFVVVQRSFAELGEELAARGLVGKVDGLLLDLGVSSPQLDDAERGFSFLNDGPLDMRMNPDAGISAAQFIAIADEDEIARVFKEYGEERFAKRMARAVVQRRAVKPFERTADLAQVLTDANPAWEKGKNPATRAFQGLRIHVNNELGDLERGLDAALEGLAVGGRLVVISFHSLEDRIVKQFMKRQAKGEADKLPRDLPIIPKAFEPRLKLLGKPIYAGEAEVKANPRSRSAVMRVAEKLR
- the ftsL gene encoding cell division protein FtsL; translation: MSRLYAKPLPPGSLLLAVLFGAVLLSAIAVAYSAHWNRQLLNALYAELSVRDKVQAEWGRLVLEQSTWTAHNRIEALAAGQLKMRIPEPTEVQMVAP
- a CDS encoding peptidoglycan D,D-transpeptidase FtsI family protein, which gives rise to MIGLEGALYPWRFRLVLALLALMVGAIAWRIVDLHVFDHDFLQAHGDARSVRHIPIPAHRGLITDRNGEPLAVSTPVTTLWANGKELYKAQAQWGELAAALGQEPKSFAQRLSQAREREFMYLVRGLTPEQGQRILDLKVPGVYGLEEFRRFYPAGEVTAHVVGFTDIDDRGREGVELAFEEWLAGIPGKRQVLKDRRGRLIKDVQVAQNAKAGKALALSIDLRLQYLAHRELRNALIEQGAKAGSLVMIDVKTGEVLAMVNQPSYNPNNRRNLQPAAMRNRAMIDVFEPGSTVKPISMAAALQTGRWKPEDKVEVWPGSLQIGRYTIKDVSKTQGPILDLTGILINSSNVGMSKIAFDIGGETIHDMMAKVGFGQDTGLGFPGERVGELPNHREWRKAETATLSYGYGVSVTAIQLAHAYATLANNGQVLPLSMTRVDRQPVGAQVVPPEVAKSLQVMLQQVVEAPRGVFRAQVPGYHVSGKSGTARKASVGSKGYTENAYRSMFAGFAPSTNPRIAMMVVIDEPSKGGYYGGLVSAPVFSKVMAGSLRLMNITPDNLPPPVDPAAAQPQTAAAAANPGGRI
- the murE gene encoding UDP-N-acetylmuramoyl-L-alanyl-D-glutamate--2,6-diaminopimelate ligase; translated protein: MPMPLNQLLPQAQSATLIRELTLDSRKVRPGDLFLAVPGLAQDGRTHIADAIARGAAAVAYEAEGAAAMTAHSAELVAIKGLAGQLSAIAGRFYGEPSRGVRLVGVTGTNGKTSVSQLLAQALDLLGERCGIVGTLGTGFYDALQSGRHTTPDPVAVQATLADLKQAGARAVAMEVSSHGLDQGRVAALDFDVAVYTNLSRDHLDYHGSMEAYGAAKAKLFAWPDLKCRVINLDDDFGRQLASEERESRLIGYSLSDASAYLFCREASFDDHGVRARLVTPQGEGHLRSPLLGRFNLSNLLAVVGALLGLDYPLDEILRVLPQLQGPVGRMQRFGGEQLPLVVVDYAHTPDALEKVLEALRPHVTGRLLCLFGCGGDRDRGKRPLMAAVAERLADAVLVTDDNPRTEDPAQILADIRAGFARPDAVEFVHGRGEAIARLVAAAQVGDVVLLAGKGHEDYQEIAGVRHAFSDLDETTKALAAWEAAHA
- the murF gene encoding UDP-N-acetylmuramoyl-tripeptide--D-alanyl-D-alanine ligase; the protein is MLKPLLLSEVVQALSARVVGADVAFAAVSTDSRKIEAGQLFIALVGPNFDGHDYLAEVAAKGAVAALVQREVPGAALPQLVVQDTRIALGQLGALNRAAFHKPLAAVTGSSGKTTVKEMLASILRAGLNGPVLATRGNLNNDLGAPLTLLELAPEHVGAVIELGANHVGEIAYTVGLTRPDVAIITNAGLAHVGEFGGPEKIVLAKGEILEGLGEQGIAVLNRDDKAFATWQARNGSRRVLSFALQDQAADVHAAELWRDARGCVGFALAGVAGQARIQLNLLGEHSVANALAAAAAAHALGVPLVGIKAGLESLQPVKGRAVAALATNGVRVIDDSYNANPLSMCAAVDILAAFSGRTVLVLGDMGELGEWAEQGHRDVGAHAAGKVDALYAVGPLMAHAVAAFGANGRHFADQASLIDALRAESGDTTILIKGSRSAAMDKVVDALLDRASGEAH
- the mraY gene encoding phospho-N-acetylmuramoyl-pentapeptide-transferase, which gives rise to MLLLLAEYLQKFHTGFGVFQYLTLRGILGVLTALALSLWLGPWMIRTLQIRQIGQAVRNDGPQSHLSKKGTPTMGGALILTAIAVSTLLWADLSNRYVWTVLAVTLLFGAIGWVDDYRKVIEKNSRGLPSRWKYFWQSVFGLAAAVFLYMTAQSPVETTLIVPVLKDVAIPLGVGFVVLTYFVIVGTSNAVNLTDGLDGLAILPTVMVAGALAIFCYLSGNIKFAEYLLIPYVPGAGELIVFCAALVGAGLGFLWFNTYPAQVFMGDVGALALGAALGTIAVIVRQEIVLFIMGGVFVMETLSVMIQVASFKLTGKRVFRMAPIHHHFELKGWPEPRVIVRFWIITVILVLVGLATLKLR
- the murD gene encoding UDP-N-acetylmuramoyl-L-alanine--D-glutamate ligase → MSLIASDQFRIVVGLGKSGMSLVRFLAQQGVRFAVADTRANPPELATLQRDYPEVEVRCGELDVDFLCRASELYVSPGLALATPALREAAARGVKMSGDIDLFTRHAKAPIVAITGSNAKSTVTTLVGEMAAAAGRKVAVGGNIGTPALDLLSDEVELYVLELSSFQLETTERLNAEVATCLNLSEDHMDRYGGMAQYHLAKHRIFRGARQVVVNRDDALSRPLIADQVPCWTFGLGKPDFKAFGLVEEGGEKQLAFQFETLMPTAELKIRGAHNQSNALAALALGHAVGLPFAAMLDTLRRFAGLPHRCQWVRELRGVGYYDDSKATNVGAALAAIEGLGADIAGKLVLIAGGDGKGADFSALKAPVARFCRAVVLLGRDAELLAAALSDAAPLLRVKTLDEAVQRCAELAQSGDAVLLSPACASLDMFKNFEERGRLFAQAAEALQ